The DNA sequence TGGCCGTGACGGACTTGGGCGGGTGCAGATTCTCGTCAATGACGCAAAAACCGGTGATGGCCGCACGTCCGGCAGAAGTGTCGATGAGCACGGTCAATCCGCCTTCGGTATGGGCCGGCGTATGGATTACGGAGATGCCGGGAAGGATCTCACGGTCTTCGGTTACGACCTGTATTTTTCCGGCCTCCTCCACCTCTTCGATGAATTCTTCGTTGTAGCGATAGTCCAGAGGGTGCGGATCGTGAATGCGCTCCAGTTCCTTGGCATGGGCGTAGAAAACGGCGTTCACGCACTTGAAGTCGTTCTCGCAGTGGTCGTTGTGCAGATGTGTATGGATGACGATGTCGATGTCTTCGGGTTTCAGGCCGAACTGGGCCAGCCCGTCCTCGAAGGTGTAGATCCTCCCGCCGATGGCTTTTTCGCGGTCCTCGGACTGGACCGGGCTCATTTCCCCCGTATCCACCAGAACCTTGGGCTGTGATCCGGGAGCCAGGGGTTCCAGATACCAGACATAGATCGGGATGGCGTAGGGGCTGCCGTGGGCGTGCTGGTAGGTCATCATGCCCTGATCAAAGACCTTTGAACCGACAACTATGGGATGTATGCGCCACAGGGCTTGCTCATTCATATTTGATACCTCCTGAAACGTAGGGAGCATGGTGCAGGCGTACGACTAAAAAGTTCCGCACGCGCATGAAAGTGTTTACCCTTGAATGCGGCTCCGGGCAATCCGCGCATGGAGAGCCTCAGGGCCATTTTGTTCTTTGCAAATCTCTATAATTTCAGAGTGGTAGATTGCAGTATGTTCAAAGGGAACCTCCAGAAAAGGAACCTCCAGGGTGGGCCAGCAATCATCGTTATCGAAATCGAAATCGCTATCGAAATCGGAAAGTTACCAGAATCGGAAAGTTAGCAGAAATCGATTTCGATCACGATTTCGTATTCGATAACGATTCAGAGCGCCCGTAGTGCGAGAACAAATCTGCCCTGGGGCATTGCAGAGCCCGGCCTTGCGGTGAAGGTTGAAAGGCTTATACTTGGGCCATGCATGCCCTACATCAAAACACGAAGTCTCCCGGCTCAGAACTGCCCGGCATTGATCAGGAACTCTTCAGCACGGAGGAACTGGAGCGCTATGCGGACGTACTGATCTGGGCCGCCGAACTGTCTCGGGGTCAGTCCTTCAAGACCAGTGAGACGATTCTCATCGAATATGATCTGCTGGCTCGGACGTTGGCCGAAACGCTCTACACCAGAA is a window from the Desulfonatronum thiosulfatophilum genome containing:
- a CDS encoding N-acyl homoserine lactonase family protein, which gives rise to MNEQALWRIHPIVVGSKVFDQGMMTYQHAHGSPYAIPIYVWYLEPLAPGSQPKVLVDTGEMSPVQSEDREKAIGGRIYTFEDGLAQFGLKPEDIDIVIHTHLHNDHCENDFKCVNAVFYAHAKELERIHDPHPLDYRYNEEFIEEVEEAGKIQVVTEDREILPGISVIHTPAHTEGGLTVLIDTSAGRAAITGFCVIDENLHPPKSVTAMEMEVIPPGTNINPCLAYDQMVRVKGLADILLPLHEPRYAGVASIP